The proteins below come from a single Amphiura filiformis chromosome 15, Afil_fr2py, whole genome shotgun sequence genomic window:
- the LOC140171711 gene encoding uncharacterized protein yields MCQHTPTTGLQSKEAEQEHYKSTSVTDSKEHSLTMAVDAEIENTPVCRDSRNKLKQQKKKDGGAKTKTKCGDENSGKRKRYTRSRCRNRSPSCIQRIRRHRRVKANDRERNRMHSLNDALDGLRQVLPKFPDDTKLTKIETLRFAHNYIWALSEMLKMVDSGAPVPSDFMDNFNITSSSNFEVASDMTQFMQPPPSVSTCSMGGFYAFKP; encoded by the coding sequence ATGTGTCAGCATACACCAACTACTGGACTGCAATCGAAAGAGGCAGAACAGGAACATTATAAAAGCACATCTGTAACTGATAGTAAAGAACACTCTCTAACTATGGCTGTTGATGCAGAAATTGAGAACACACCTGTATGCAGAGATTCCAGAAATAAACTCAAGCAGCAGAAGAAGAAAGACGGCGGTGCTAAGACTAAAACCAAGTGCGGTGACGAGAACTCTGGAAAGCGAAAACGCTACACAAGATCTAGATGTCGGAATCGTAGCCCATCGTGTATCCAACGCATCCGTCGTCATCGTCGTGTGAAAGCTAATGATAGAGAGCGAAATCGTATGCATAGTCTTAACGATGCTCTCGATGGACTCCGACAAGTGTTGCCAAAGTTTCCCGACGATACTAAATTGACTAAAATTGAAACTTTGCGATTTGCACATAACTATATCTGGGCTTTGTCTGAGATGTTGAAGATGGTTGACTCAGGCGCACCCGTGCCAAGTGACTTTATGGACAATTTCAATATTACATCTTCAAGTAACTTTGAGGTAGCTTCCGATATGACTCAATTCATGCAACCTCCTCCATCAGTATCGACTTGTTCGATGGGGGGGTTCTATGCCTTCAAGCCCTGA